One genomic region from Bacillus rossius redtenbacheri isolate Brsri chromosome 6, Brsri_v3, whole genome shotgun sequence encodes:
- the LOC134532889 gene encoding F-box/LRR-repeat protein 20-like, whose translation MASVNSLPSEVLCIVFEYLSVDDLVHTIPSICQKWKNASQDILLWKNKTYRPTKDKTVEDVVSYLKKLPRLYLLDLKSMTDENYVLVDKILILICQMFPEVESVLLGDGALYSVEQMISLLHVSSSLNSLSLNVSENNHDLMRALWSAPKLKHLSLTNHPILDDISAEYICNIVRCCHSLEALKLTVCVNDMNKITRILEVAKHVLKYLEFKAVFGFQQALLSDSFVQCYKLKTLKFSTKEGQCELLNLANFGKMPSILELALINFPLVPSSLTLLFVQNSWPQLEVLCVSGVKTLETEFLHQVFERCPNLQSLDVSRSNISDTGISSLNVHCPKLQHLCVSYTSLTDLSLTDFWRCPLVDTLILRACCKLTSNVVHHIVKCVHLKLIDASNNTWLTDRDVVKLLSCSKLETLRIGSCESISGIFFQNVKCFSPTLREIELSQFVHEDYYKITCQKLHSLRVTTVDKYSEYRLSNDVFAYP comes from the coding sequence ATGGCTTCTGTCAACAGTCTTCCATCAGAAGTGCTCTGTATTGTGTTTGAGTATCTCAGTGTAGATGATTTGGTGCATACTATTCCAAGCATATGCCAGAAATGGAAGAATGCATCACAGGACATTCTGTTGTGGAAGAATAAGACATACAGACCAACCAAGGATAAAACTGTTGAGGATGTAGTTTCCTATTTGAAGAAACTTCCGAGACTTTACCTTTTAGACCTCAAATCTATGACAGATGAAAATTATGTGTTGGTTGATAAAATTCTCATTTTAATTTGCCAGATGTTCCCAGAAGTCGAAAGTGTGTTACTTGGGGACGGCGCACTCTACTCAGTAGAACAAATGATTAGTTTACTTCATGTATCGAGCAGTCTTAACTCTCTTAGCTTAAATGTTTCTGAAAATAATCACGATCTAATGCGTGCTTTGTGGAGTGCCCCAAAATTGAAACACTTGTCGTTGACCAATCACCCGATTCTTGATGATATTTCTGCAGAATACATTTGCAATATTGTCAGATGTTGTCATTCTTTGGAAGCACTTAAACTTACAGTATGTGTTAATGACATGAATAAAATTACCCGCATTCTGGAAGTTGCAAAACATGTCCTTAAGTATTTGGAGTTTAAAGCAGTGTTTGGTTTTCAACAAGCATTGCTGTCTGACAGTTTTGTTCAGTGTTACAAACTGAAAACTTTGAAGTTTTCAACTAAGGAAGGACAATGTGAATTGCTTAATTTAGCAAATTTTGGGAAAATGCCTAGTATCTTAGAATTGGCACTGATAAATTTTCCACTGGTGCCAAGTTCTCTGACACTGTTATTTGTTCAAAATTCATGGCCACAACTAGAAGTTCTCTGCGTAAGTGGTGTGAAGACATTAGAAACTGAATTTCTACATCAGGTATTTGAAAGGTGTCCAAATCTTCAGTCATTAGATGTGAGTCGTAGTAACATTTCAGACACTGGAATCAGCAGTTTAAATGTACATTGTCCCAAACTACAACATTTATGTGTATCTTATACAAGTTTGACAGATCTTTCTCTTACAGATTTTTGGAGATGCCCGTTGGTAGATACATTAATTTTACGTGCATGTTGTAAATTGACATCTAATGTTGTTCATCACATTGTTAAGTGTGTACATTTAAAGTTAATTGATGCAAGTAATAATACATGGTTGACTGACAGAGATGTTGTAAAACTGTTGAGTTGCTCCAAACTGGAAACACTTCGAATAGGTTCTTGTGAAAGTATTAGTGGAATTTTCTTTCAGAATGTTAAATGTTTCTCTCCAACTCTTCGTGAAATTGAACTCAGTCAGTTTGTTCATGAAGATTATTATAAGATTACATGTCAGAAATTGCATTCACTAAGAGTTACCACTGTCGATAAGTATAGTGAATATAGACTTTCAAATGATGTGTTTGCTTATCCTTGA